One region of Sus scrofa isolate TJ Tabasco breed Duroc chromosome 3, Sscrofa11.1, whole genome shotgun sequence genomic DNA includes:
- the LOC100524490 gene encoding olfactory receptor 2AE1-like produces MGQRNQTSSLADFILEGLFDDSPAHAFLFSLTMVVFLIAVSGNTLTILLICADPWLHTPMYILLSQLSLMDLMHVSTTIPKMAINHLSGTKSISFVGCATQYFLFLSLGGAECLLLTFMSYDRYVAICHPLCYAVLMNRKVGQMMAVMSWLGASVNSLIHTVILMHFPFCGPRNIHHFYCEFPAVVQLVCGDITVYESTVYISSILLLLLPIVLISASYVFILHSVIHMHSAGGKRNAFATCSSHLTVVSLWYGACIFSYMRPRSQRTPLQDKVGSVFYSIVTPTLNPLIYTLRNKDVANALRRVLGREMITQNPKVRLP; encoded by the coding sequence atgggGCAGAGGAATCAGACCTCCTCTCTGGCTGACTTCATCCTGGAAGGGCTCTTTGATGACTCCCCGGCCCACgctttcctcttctccttgaCCATGGTGGTCTTCCTGATTGCGGTGAGTGGAAACACCCTCACCATCCTCCTCATCTGTGCCGACCCCTGgcttcacacccccatgtacaTCCTGCTCAGCCAGCTCTCCCTCATGGATCTGATGCATgtctccaccaccatccccaagATGGCCATCAACCACCTCTCTGGCACCAAGTCCATCTCCTTTGTGGGCTGTGCCACTCAGTACTTCCTCTTTTTGTCTCTGGGTGGAGCTGAGTGTCTTCTCCTAACTttcatgtcctatgaccgctatgtggccatctgtcacccactgTGTTATGCTGTTCTCATGAACAGAAAGGTAGGACAGATGATGGCTGTTATGTCTTGGTTGGGAGCATCAGTAAACTCTCTCATTCACACAGTGATCTTGATGCACTTCCCTTTCTGTGGGCCCCGGAACATCCACCACTTCTACTGTGAGTTTCCAGCAGTTGTGCAGTTGGTGTGTGGAGACATCACTGTGTATGAATCCACAGTGTACATCAGCAGCatcctcctgctcctgctccccaTCGTCCTGATTTCTGCATCTTACGTCTTCATCCTCCACAGTGTCATTCACATGCACTCAGCTGGGGGTAAGAGGAATGCCTTTGCCACCTGTAGCTCTCACCTCACTGTGGTTTCCCTCTGGTATGGCGCCTGCATCTTCTCCTACATGAGGCCCAGGTCCCAGCGCACCCCATTGCAAGACAAAGTGGGTTCCGTGTTCTACAGCATCGTTACCCCAACCCTGAATCCTTTGATCTACACTCTCCGAAATAAGGACGTGGCAAATGCTCTGAGGAGAGTGCTGGGGAGAGAGATGATCACTCAAAACCCAAAAGTGCGGTTGCCCTGA
- the LOC100524140 gene encoding olfactory receptor 2AE1-like, with protein sequence MGQRNQTSSLADFILEGLFDDSPAHAFLFSLTMVVFLVAVSGNTLTILLICADPRLHTPMYVLLSQLSLMDLMHVSTTIPKMAINHLSGTKSISFVGCATQYFLFLSLGGAECLLLTFMSYDRYVAICHPLRYAVLMNRKVGQMMAVMSWLGASVNSLIHTVILMHFPFCGHRNIHHFYCEFPAVVQLVCGDITVYEIAVYIGDIVLLLLPIVLISASYVFILHSVIHMHSAGGKRNAFATCSSHLTVVSLWFGACIFSYMRPRSQRTPLQDKVGSVFYTIITPTLNPLIYTLRNKDIAKALKRVLGREMITQNPKVRLP encoded by the coding sequence atgggGCAGAGGAATCAGACCTCCTCTCTGGCTGATTTCATCCTGGAAGGGCTCTTTGATGACTCCCCGGCCCACgctttcctcttctccttgaCCATGGTGGTCTTCCTGGTTGCGGTGAGTGGAAACACCCTCACCATCCTCCTCATCTGTGCCGACCCCCGgcttcacacccccatgtacgTCCTGCTCAGCCAGCTCTCCCTCATGGATCTGATGCATgtctccaccaccatccccaagATGGCCATCAACCACCTCTCTGGCACCAAGTCCATCTCCTTTGTGGGCTGTGCCACTCAGTACTTCCTCTTTTTGTCTCTGGGTGGAGCTGAGTGTCTTCTCCTAACTttcatgtcctatgaccgctatgtggccatctgtcacccactgCGTTATGCTGTTCTCATGAACAGAAAGGTGGGACAGATGATGGCTGTTATGTCTTGGTTGGGAGCATCAGTAAACTCCCTCATTCACACAGTGATCTTGATGCACTTCCCTTTCTGTGGGCACCGAAACATCCACCACTTCTACTGTGAGTTTCCAGCAGTTGTGCAGTTGGTATGTGGAGACATCACTGTGTATGAAATCGCCGTGTACATTGGTGACATCGTCCTGCTCCTTCTCCCCATCGTCCTGATTTCTGCATCCTACGTCTTCATCCTCCACAGTGTTATTCATATGCATTCAGCTGGGGGTAAGAGGAATGCCTTTGCCACCTGTAGCTCTCACCTCACTGTGGTTTCCCTCTGGTTTGGCGCCTGCATCTTCTCCTACATGAGGCCCAGGTCCCAGCGCACCCCATTGCAAGACAAAGTGGGTTCCGTGTTCTACACTATCATTACTCCCACCCTGAATCCTCTGATCTACACTCTCCGAAATAAGGATATAGCTAAGGCTCTGAAGAGGGTGCTGGGGAGAGAGATGATCACTCAAAACCCAAAAGTGCGGTTGCCCTGA